The proteins below are encoded in one region of Candidatus Flexicrinis proximus:
- a CDS encoding helix-turn-helix transcriptional regulator, which translates to MFGNRLKTARMKHGLSQADLAQQIDAPPQQVQRWEKSSKGAYR; encoded by the coding sequence ATGTTCGGAAACAGACTCAAGACAGCACGCATGAAGCACGGTCTATCCCAAGCGGACCTTGCTCAACAAATCGACGCCCCGCCTCAGCAGGTCCAACGCTGGGAGAAAAGCAGTAAAGGCGCCTACAGGTGA
- a CDS encoding metal-dependent hydrolase yields the protein MRGGTHALAGALIGAALTIDTASVVPIAAAIAAGALGALAPDLDHPQAALSRRIGILALPFRLVKHRGILHSGVAAAIAIGAAALVVSVYATAAALGYASHLVLDGMTVQGIPLFWPSGRRFRLLPLTTGGIGELIVLLGLLGGFVALFSARL from the coding sequence ATGCGCGGCGGAACCCACGCGCTGGCCGGGGCGCTGATCGGCGCGGCCCTGACGATTGACACCGCGAGCGTTGTCCCAATCGCCGCCGCGATTGCGGCCGGGGCGCTGGGGGCGCTTGCGCCTGACCTCGACCATCCCCAGGCGGCATTGTCGCGCCGGATTGGGATACTGGCCCTGCCCTTCAGACTCGTGAAGCACCGCGGCATTCTTCATAGTGGAGTGGCGGCCGCCATTGCCATCGGCGCGGCGGCGCTGGTGGTCAGCGTCTATGCGACGGCGGCCGCGCTGGGCTATGCCTCTCATCTGGTGTTGGATGGAATGACCGTGCAGGGTATCCCGCTGTTTTGGCCGTCAGGCCGCCGATTCCGGCTGCTGCCCTTGACGACGGGCGGGATTGGCGAGCTGATTGTGCTGCTGGGGCTGCTGGGCGGGTTTGTGGCGTTATTCAGCGCACGGCTTTAA
- a CDS encoding protein kinase, translating to MANSSLPSLVADRYLPESELGSGGMGTVYRARDLHTGTTVAVKLIRPDVLIESPELLTRFIREGETLRRLNHPNIVKLLDAVQAGNQHFLVMEYMEHGDLRGLIAEQGRFTVARTLAIAVELTDALARAHHLRIIHRDLKPANVLIAADGTPRLTDFGVARLISTADIGSTGEGNALGTPAYMPPEALAGEPVDAAADLWAFGVVLFEMLAGTHPFAATSASGMIGRILTSAPDDLEKLRPDAPPALIDLIYRLLTKDRAQRISSARRVGALLEDISLPDAERSVIEDSPTVRSTPTETPRTPPETPGLPIAPNNLPAQTSVCVGREREIDSAETALSSSRLVTLVGMGGIGKTRLALEVAARMAARHLPDGKLAFPDGVYFVSLAPLPGADAIIGALADAVGQPFTADSRSPLEQVIDGLHAKTVLIVMDNFEHILDGAEIVRQILEGAPDVRVLATSRERLNLTSEFVVSLGGIDVTDIRQEFENHGAVALFMQAANRVNPALTWDSATLASVASISRKVHGVPLALILAAAWCDSLTPAEIDAELSRNYDLLEGELRDLPPRQRSVRAVFEYSWALISPEQRETFARLSIFRGGFTREAAQAVAGTSLRLLSVLQAKSLIRRDPDNGRYDIHPLLTQFAQAALAVLPAILLDTEAAYVAYFAKLDALEGQVTRRELEAQRVIELEFENLRAALMLAVQHGSEPEAIRLSLGLSLFCSTTCRFDDAYSMMNSFRMAPVTTTELLRAIIDLSEATVSVKTGENQRTDALAKSAIRGLDGTPYAAYASLARGLSAVVAMRAGEYGTAKELASRGATDAERLGLLRAEISSSFPLVWAELYSGEHALAISHIDKIIERIDQKGGPPSALGTAYLIKGEALHSLAHLADARKWFERGHETFQRTHNKVGIASSLVHLGNAALAIGDFAAARDYLRRSIALSREIGDRREEAAALNRLGGVDYQVSEFDTSYRNHEEALRLYRQLSDPRGAADSLVLLAIALEAIGDARDCKVILEEALAIRRSLGNPYEIVDVLINLGQMFFILREFDAAEACFAESDLILAEHPDLYLSNHSKFGQAYNMLMAGKYDAGLSLILEVIDYGQQYNVTWLIAYGRLAQAVSLALLGRMSEADEAAKQLCGIAQSIGNADLLGGGYIVRSIVRAVRGDWERTLAWVHFLMDRPQTSNMLRSLTRDLLSMLRDEAPVGAVERSSTRAMSVTLDEIETALMHDL from the coding sequence ATGGCGAATAGTTCACTTCCCTCACTGGTTGCCGACCGCTACCTGCCAGAGTCCGAGCTTGGCTCCGGCGGCATGGGTACGGTGTATCGCGCCCGTGATCTCCACACCGGTACGACGGTAGCCGTTAAGCTCATCCGGCCGGATGTCCTGATCGAGTCACCCGAGCTGCTGACCCGCTTCATTCGAGAAGGCGAAACACTCCGCCGCCTAAATCACCCGAACATCGTCAAATTGCTCGACGCGGTGCAGGCCGGCAACCAGCACTTCCTGGTCATGGAGTATATGGAACACGGCGATCTGCGCGGATTGATCGCGGAACAGGGCCGGTTCACGGTCGCGCGAACGCTGGCGATAGCCGTCGAATTGACCGACGCGCTGGCGCGGGCGCATCATCTGAGGATCATTCACCGCGATCTCAAGCCGGCCAACGTGTTGATCGCCGCTGATGGCACCCCACGCCTGACCGATTTCGGCGTCGCGCGGCTGATTTCGACCGCCGATATCGGCTCGACCGGTGAAGGCAACGCGCTTGGAACGCCTGCCTATATGCCCCCAGAAGCCCTGGCTGGCGAGCCTGTCGATGCCGCAGCTGACCTGTGGGCCTTCGGTGTCGTCCTGTTCGAGATGCTGGCTGGCACTCACCCATTTGCTGCGACGTCGGCCTCCGGCATGATCGGACGGATCCTGACCTCAGCGCCGGATGATCTTGAGAAGCTCAGGCCCGATGCTCCTCCGGCGTTGATCGACCTGATCTACCGGCTGTTGACCAAAGATCGCGCTCAGCGGATTTCAAGCGCTCGCCGCGTCGGCGCTTTGTTGGAGGACATCAGCTTGCCTGACGCGGAGCGGAGCGTCATCGAGGACTCGCCCACTGTGCGATCCACCCCCACCGAGACACCGCGTACGCCGCCGGAAACGCCTGGGCTACCGATCGCCCCAAACAACCTGCCCGCGCAGACCTCAGTCTGCGTTGGCCGTGAAAGAGAGATCGATTCAGCCGAAACTGCGCTTTCATCCTCGCGTCTGGTAACGCTGGTCGGCATGGGTGGAATCGGCAAAACCCGGCTGGCGCTGGAAGTTGCTGCGCGCATGGCCGCCCGCCACCTGCCTGACGGCAAACTGGCATTTCCCGATGGGGTTTACTTCGTCAGCCTTGCGCCGCTGCCGGGCGCAGATGCGATCATCGGCGCACTGGCAGATGCGGTCGGCCAGCCCTTCACCGCCGACAGTCGCTCCCCACTTGAACAGGTCATTGATGGCCTGCATGCCAAAACCGTCCTGATCGTGATGGACAATTTTGAACACATTCTCGATGGTGCCGAAATCGTGCGCCAGATTTTGGAAGGCGCGCCGGACGTCCGTGTTCTGGCAACCAGCCGCGAGCGTCTGAATCTGACTTCGGAGTTTGTCGTCTCCCTTGGCGGAATCGATGTGACCGACATCCGGCAGGAGTTCGAAAATCACGGTGCAGTCGCGTTATTCATGCAGGCTGCCAACCGGGTAAATCCCGCGCTGACATGGGACAGCGCGACCCTCGCATCGGTCGCGTCGATCAGCCGGAAGGTCCACGGCGTCCCGCTGGCGCTAATCCTCGCCGCAGCCTGGTGCGACTCGCTGACGCCGGCGGAGATCGACGCAGAGCTAAGTCGCAACTACGATCTATTGGAAGGTGAGCTGCGCGACTTGCCTCCCCGCCAGCGGAGTGTTCGCGCGGTCTTTGAGTACTCGTGGGCGCTGATCAGCCCAGAACAACGCGAGACGTTTGCACGATTGAGCATCTTCCGCGGCGGCTTCACGCGGGAGGCGGCTCAGGCGGTAGCAGGGACATCCCTGCGGCTGCTTTCCGTCCTGCAGGCCAAGTCACTGATCCGGCGTGACCCAGACAACGGCCGCTACGATATCCATCCCCTCCTCACCCAATTCGCTCAGGCAGCGCTGGCTGTGCTTCCCGCCATACTCCTCGACACCGAAGCTGCCTATGTGGCCTACTTTGCCAAGCTCGACGCGCTTGAGGGTCAGGTTACGCGCCGGGAGCTTGAGGCGCAGCGCGTGATCGAACTCGAATTTGAGAATTTGCGGGCGGCCCTGATGCTGGCGGTACAGCACGGAAGCGAGCCGGAAGCGATCAGACTATCCCTCGGGCTGTCACTGTTTTGCAGCACGACTTGCCGCTTCGACGATGCATACAGCATGATGAACAGCTTTCGTATGGCTCCCGTCACCACCACCGAATTGCTGCGCGCCATCATCGATCTCTCTGAAGCGACTGTGTCCGTAAAGACAGGCGAAAACCAGCGGACCGATGCGCTGGCGAAATCCGCCATTCGGGGGCTGGACGGAACACCTTACGCGGCTTACGCCAGCCTCGCGCGGGGGCTGAGCGCGGTGGTCGCGATGCGAGCCGGTGAATATGGCACCGCCAAGGAACTGGCTAGTCGCGGCGCGACCGATGCTGAACGATTGGGGCTGCTTCGCGCCGAGATCTCCAGTTCGTTTCCGCTGGTCTGGGCAGAACTCTACAGCGGCGAGCATGCCCTCGCCATCAGCCACATTGACAAAATCATCGAACGGATCGACCAGAAGGGCGGTCCGCCTTCCGCTTTGGGGACCGCTTACCTGATCAAGGGCGAAGCGCTGCATTCGCTTGCCCACCTCGCAGATGCGCGGAAGTGGTTCGAACGCGGGCATGAGACGTTCCAGCGGACTCACAACAAAGTCGGTATTGCATCCAGCCTCGTACACCTGGGAAATGCTGCACTGGCCATCGGGGACTTCGCGGCGGCACGCGACTATCTTCGGCGCAGCATCGCGCTCTCGCGTGAGATCGGCGACCGGCGCGAGGAAGCTGCCGCGCTGAACCGGTTAGGCGGCGTGGATTACCAGGTCAGCGAGTTCGACACTTCTTATCGAAACCATGAGGAAGCGCTGCGGCTATACCGCCAGTTGAGCGACCCACGCGGCGCTGCTGACTCGCTCGTCCTGTTAGCCATCGCCCTGGAAGCAATAGGTGATGCCCGGGACTGCAAAGTAATCCTCGAAGAAGCACTGGCAATCAGGCGGTCACTCGGCAATCCGTACGAGATTGTCGACGTTTTGATCAATCTCGGACAGATGTTCTTCATCCTGCGCGAATTCGATGCGGCTGAAGCCTGTTTTGCTGAATCTGATTTGATACTTGCCGAACATCCCGACCTCTACCTGTCGAATCACAGCAAGTTTGGCCAGGCCTACAACATGCTGATGGCCGGAAAGTACGACGCCGGACTGAGTCTGATCCTGGAAGTCATCGACTACGGGCAGCAGTATAACGTTACCTGGTTGATCGCCTACGGGAGGCTTGCGCAGGCGGTCTCGCTTGCGCTGCTCGGACGGATGAGCGAAGCCGATGAAGCCGCCAAACAGTTGTGCGGCATCGCGCAGTCCATTGGCAACGCAGACCTGCTCGGCGGGGGGTACATCGTCAGATCCATTGTGCGCGCCGTCCGCGGCGACTGGGAGCGTACGCTGGCCTGGGTCCACTTCCTGATGGACCGCCCGCAAACCAGCAATATGCTCAGGTCACTCACGCGAGATCTGCTGAGTATGCTGCGCGACGAAGCGCCGGTCGGCGCAGTTGAGCGTTCCAGCACCCGTGCAATGTCGGTCACATTAGACGAAATTGAGACCGCACTCATGCATGATCTCTAG
- a CDS encoding bifunctional DNA primase/polymerase encodes MATILEAATNGTIQGAAYAYIEAGCSIIPVRNKKPAIFHWDEYKTTRSHNGNVRYWLQADRMQGIGLICGAVSGNLVVLDVDSMQACEAFETSFPLLTHTMTIRSGSGRGRHYYFYADQLPINTWLQGVELRADGAYVVAAPSPHNSGHRYVVERPYNVKRVKDLEDVRDWIQHRAGMFFVNMPKPKPSYPTVRDGSRYGRAALTSECISVRSAVEGFRNHTLYRAALKMGTLINAGHLSKSEVEYQLEAAAFSLAESDGIDSVRRTIQSGLVIGMSNPNTRQGA; translated from the coding sequence ATGGCAACCATCCTAGAAGCCGCAACGAACGGCACAATCCAGGGCGCCGCCTACGCCTACATTGAAGCGGGATGTTCGATCATTCCCGTTCGCAACAAGAAGCCAGCTATTTTCCACTGGGACGAATATAAGACAACCCGCTCGCACAATGGCAACGTCCGCTACTGGCTTCAGGCCGACAGAATGCAGGGCATCGGTCTGATATGCGGCGCCGTGAGTGGGAATCTCGTGGTGCTGGATGTCGACAGTATGCAAGCGTGTGAGGCGTTTGAAACCTCATTCCCACTGCTGACCCACACCATGACTATCCGCAGTGGATCAGGCCGCGGCCGCCACTACTACTTCTACGCCGATCAGCTCCCGATCAACACCTGGCTTCAGGGCGTGGAGCTCCGCGCCGATGGCGCCTACGTGGTGGCCGCGCCCTCGCCTCACAATTCGGGCCACCGTTACGTTGTGGAACGGCCGTACAACGTCAAGCGCGTCAAAGACCTTGAAGACGTGAGAGACTGGATTCAGCATCGGGCGGGGATGTTCTTTGTGAACATGCCCAAGCCTAAGCCCAGCTATCCGACCGTGCGCGACGGCAGCCGCTACGGTCGCGCTGCACTCACCTCAGAATGTATCAGCGTCCGATCGGCAGTTGAGGGCTTTCGCAATCACACGCTCTACCGGGCCGCTCTCAAGATGGGAACACTTATCAACGCTGGGCACCTCAGCAAGAGTGAAGTTGAGTACCAGTTGGAAGCGGCCGCCTTTTCGCTGGCTGAAAGTGACGGCATTGATAGCGTCCGCCGCACCATTCAGAGCGGCCTTGTGATCGGGATGTCCAATCCGAACACGCGACAGGGGGCGTAA
- a CDS encoding aldo/keto reductase, producing the protein MRYKLLGRTGLRVSELCLGTMTFGEDWGWGASREVSRQITEAFRAAGGNFIDTSCNYTNGTSETFVGEFTKAERDWWVIATKFTLTEDRANLNAGGNHKKNMRRSVEASLKRLQTDYIDLLYLHMWDFTTAPEEVLRGVDDLVRQGKVLHFAFSDTPAWVISYAVAKADDFGLSRPAAIQVPYSLTGRAIEREIVPMARYHDMAILPWGILDGGTLTGKYSDPGNTDPKRSDSISEREKAAADVVVAVARDIGKSPAQVALNWVRQQHASMIPILGCRKLAHLEDNLGCLEFELSAAHLEQLAAVSGFRPEFPMGFLKSEMVLSLCFGDQVSRLEMK; encoded by the coding sequence ATGCGTTACAAACTCTTGGGCCGTACCGGGTTGCGTGTTTCCGAGCTGTGCCTCGGCACGATGACTTTCGGCGAGGATTGGGGCTGGGGTGCCTCACGGGAGGTGAGCCGCCAGATCACCGAGGCGTTCCGTGCGGCCGGCGGTAACTTTATCGACACCTCCTGTAATTACACCAACGGCACCAGTGAGACGTTCGTGGGCGAATTCACCAAGGCCGAACGCGACTGGTGGGTGATCGCCACCAAGTTCACGCTGACCGAGGATCGCGCCAACCTGAACGCCGGCGGAAACCACAAGAAGAACATGCGGCGCAGCGTCGAAGCCAGCCTCAAACGCCTGCAGACTGACTACATCGACCTCCTGTATCTGCACATGTGGGACTTTACGACCGCGCCGGAGGAAGTGCTGCGCGGCGTCGACGATCTGGTTCGGCAGGGGAAAGTGCTGCACTTCGCGTTCAGCGACACGCCGGCCTGGGTGATTTCCTATGCGGTCGCCAAGGCCGACGACTTCGGGCTGTCGCGTCCGGCGGCGATACAGGTGCCGTATTCCCTGACAGGAAGGGCGATCGAGCGGGAGATCGTGCCGATGGCCAGGTACCACGATATGGCGATTCTGCCGTGGGGGATTCTGGATGGCGGCACCCTGACCGGCAAGTACAGCGATCCTGGCAACACCGATCCCAAGCGCAGCGATTCGATCAGCGAGCGTGAGAAGGCCGCTGCCGATGTGGTCGTGGCGGTTGCCAGGGACATTGGCAAGTCGCCCGCGCAGGTGGCGCTGAATTGGGTGCGCCAACAGCACGCCTCGATGATTCCGATCCTCGGCTGCCGCAAGCTCGCGCACCTTGAAGACAATCTCGGCTGCCTGGAGTTCGAACTGTCGGCGGCGCACCTCGAACAACTGGCGGCTGTTAGTGGATTCCGTCCGGAGTTTCCGATGGGCTTCCTCAAGAGCGAGATGGTCCTCAGCCTGTGTTTTGGCGACCAGGTGAGTCGGTTGGAGATGAAGTGA
- a CDS encoding DUF255 domain-containing protein, protein MPNRLADETSPYLRQHAGNPVDWYPWGEEALNRAKHEDKPILLSIGYSACHWCHVMAH, encoded by the coding sequence ATGCCAAACCGCCTCGCCGACGAGACTTCGCCCTACCTGCGCCAGCACGCCGGCAATCCAGTCGACTGGTATCCGTGGGGTGAAGAAGCGCTCAACCGCGCCAAACACGAGGACAAGCCGATCCTGCTGTCCATCGGTTACAGCGCCTGCCACTGGTGCCACGTCATGGCCCAC
- a CDS encoding tyrosine-type recombinase/integrase yields the protein MNLSEALNAFALALEADQRTDSTVRWYVSVLKDYTALHGNKLVTTITVEDNRRFIVEYRRRDARYVGASQQPEKRGGPSDASVSALVRALNGFWNWCEREELISRTPMKGIRNNTPRKRAPRAVAESDIIRIFDTCEDDIEGYRDRALMAVMADTGVRVGGLCSIRLKTLNLERGTLVVHEKRGTVRQVPFSSFTALFIHQWLDHRPRCDHDSLFIGKKKTPLTTWGVYQMLRRRAAAAGVTGDVHPHAWREFFARGYLERGGDVATLSRLLGNSPEVILKSYTLHTSAEVMESHDKYSPFKGLIEDRKS from the coding sequence ATGAATCTCTCGGAGGCGCTTAATGCCTTCGCGCTCGCATTGGAGGCCGATCAGCGGACGGACTCAACCGTCCGCTGGTATGTCTCAGTCCTGAAGGATTACACCGCGCTTCACGGGAATAAACTGGTGACAACCATCACAGTAGAGGACAACCGCCGCTTCATTGTCGAGTACCGCCGCCGCGATGCTCGCTATGTCGGCGCGTCCCAGCAACCCGAGAAGCGCGGCGGCCCGTCTGACGCCTCAGTGTCGGCGTTGGTCAGGGCGCTAAACGGCTTCTGGAACTGGTGTGAGCGCGAGGAACTTATCAGCAGAACACCCATGAAGGGCATACGAAACAACACACCGCGCAAACGGGCGCCGCGAGCGGTGGCCGAGTCGGACATCATACGCATATTCGACACCTGCGAAGACGATATCGAAGGATACAGGGACCGGGCGCTGATGGCGGTCATGGCCGATACAGGCGTCAGAGTCGGCGGCCTGTGCAGTATCCGCCTGAAGACACTCAACCTTGAGCGTGGGACTCTCGTTGTGCATGAGAAGCGCGGTACCGTCCGGCAGGTGCCGTTCTCATCCTTCACGGCGCTGTTCATTCACCAGTGGCTAGACCATCGGCCGCGGTGTGACCATGACTCGCTGTTCATCGGGAAGAAAAAGACACCGCTCACGACCTGGGGCGTGTACCAGATGTTACGTCGACGTGCGGCCGCCGCTGGTGTGACCGGAGACGTTCACCCTCATGCGTGGCGTGAATTCTTCGCACGGGGCTACCTGGAACGCGGCGGCGACGTGGCTACCCTATCCCGCTTGCTGGGCAACTCGCCTGAAGTGATCCTAAAGAGTTACACCCTTCACACGTCCGCTGAGGTGATGGAGTCACACGACAAATACAGCCCGTTCAAGGGGCTGATCGAAGACCGGAAAAGCTAA